From the genome of Fibrobacter sp.:
GGTTTACGGAAACAGGAACCGTGGGCAGACCATTGGTTTTCCATTCATTGATGAGGTTATGGACGGTAAGGTCCACGAAAAGGTCAAGCCTTGAAATGTAGCCGTCTTTTTCAAGGGCTGGAATAAATAGGTCCGGACGGATGAAACCGCGCTCGGGATGAATCCAGCGGACCAAGGCTTCTGCGGATGCAATCTTTCCTGTGGCAGCTTCCATGACGGGCTGGTAGTAGACCTTGAATTCCTGGTTTTCCAGACTGGTCTCGAATTCGGAATTGACGACTGCTGCGTTGACGTAGTTTTCTGCCATGCGTGCGTCAAATTCGGCGTATGGCTTTAGGTATTCGTCTTCAATGTAGTTGAGGGCCAGCTTTGCGCGGTCAATAAAGTTGACGACGGAACTCTTGCTGTCGAAATGGGCTACACCCATGCGGAAACGGATTTGCATGGGACGGCCGTTGATTTCGATGATGTTGCCGTTGTCTTCCATCATGTTGACGTAGTTGATTTTCTTTTTTTCGACAAAGCATACGAAGTGGTCTGCTTCCAGTCGGGCGACGAACAAGGGGGTCAAGTTGCTTGTCTGAATTCCGTTACTAAGGAACTTTAGAACGTAGTCACCGCCATCTGTACCCATGATGGAATTGATTGCCTTGAAGTTCTTGATGTCAAAGAAGAGCATGGAGTAGTCAGTGACGTCATCCACTTTTTGGATGTAATTTTCCACAACCTGGATAAAGCCGTTTCGGTTGTAACAACCGGTAAGATGGTCCTTATAGCTATGTGAGTACAAGGTCACGACATTTTTTACGCGATGGCTAACAATGCTTGGGTTGAATGGCTTGGTGAAGAAGTCTGCTGCTCCGAGGCTGTAGGCCTTGTTCAGGGATTCCTCGGTGCTGTCGCCGGATATGATGATGACCGGCAATTGCTGCTGCAAGTTTCGTCTGCGCAATTCCTG
Proteins encoded in this window:
- a CDS encoding EAL domain-containing protein translates to MIKKEILVVDDFEINRSMLRLMLENEYDIIEAENGAEALSIIEKEDHIFRLVLLDLVMPVMDGFDFLQELRRRNLQQQLPVIIISGDSTEESLNKAYSLGAADFFTKPFNPSIVSHRVKNVVTLYSHSYKDHLTGCYNRNGFIQVVENYIQKVDDVTDYSMLFFDIKNFKAINSIMGTDGGDYVLKFLSNGIQTSNLTPLFVARLEADHFVCFVEKKKINYVNMMEDNGNIIEINGRPMQIRFRMGVAHFDSKSSVVNFIDRAKLALNYIEDEYLKPYAEFDARMAENYVNAAVVNSEFETSLENQEFKVYYQPVMEAATGKIASAEALVRWIHPERGFIRPDLFIPALEKDGYISRLDLFVDLTVHNLINEWKTNGLPTVPVSVNLSWMDFYDADMIRFIMDRLESSPTCSKDIRYEITESSYAALKENRSNILKEMQNLGVSFLMDDFGSGYSSLGMLMNYKFNILKIDMSIIRQLDVKEEVPHIVELIINMCHHLNMKVVAEGVETESQLNFLKNAGCDYIQGYYFSKPLPEKEFKDFLAKYQAEGKIVIN